A region from the Rufibacter sp. DG15C genome encodes:
- the lysS gene encoding lysine--tRNA ligase → MQLSEQELRRRHEREELQKMGINPYPSELFEVNASAKDIKEKYNPEENNFQEVTLAGRLMSRRVMGKASFAELMDSSGRIQIYVSRDDIAPGENKDLYNTVFKKMLDIGDFIGIKGYVFKTQVGETSVHVTELTLLAKSLKPLPIVKREVDENGVEHVYDAFSDPELRYRQRYVDLVVNPHVKEAFIKRTKLVNTMREYLNERGYLEVETPILQPLYGGAAARPFKTHHNTLDMTLYLRIANELYLKRLIVGGFDGVYEFSKDFRNEGMSRFHNPEFTQVELYVAYKDYYWMMDLVEEMVEKVALALHGTTEVQVGENIINFARPWKRFTMFEAIEHFTKIDISEMDEPQLRETAASLGIKLDPNIGKGKIIDEIFGEKCEAQLIQPTFITDYPVEMSPLAKKHRTKEGLVERFEAICNGKEICNAFSELNDPIDQRARFEEQLELGKRGDTEAMVLDEDFLRALEYGMPPTAGLGIGIDRLSMIMTNSHSIQDVLFFPQMKPERQD, encoded by the coding sequence ATGCAATTAAGCGAACAGGAACTACGCCGGCGCCATGAGCGCGAAGAGCTCCAGAAGATGGGCATCAACCCCTACCCTTCAGAACTTTTTGAAGTCAATGCCTCGGCCAAGGATATAAAAGAGAAGTACAACCCAGAGGAGAACAACTTCCAGGAGGTAACGCTGGCCGGCCGCCTCATGAGTCGCCGCGTGATGGGCAAGGCGTCCTTCGCCGAACTCATGGACAGCTCGGGCCGCATCCAGATCTACGTGTCCAGAGATGACATAGCGCCGGGCGAGAACAAGGACCTGTACAACACGGTGTTCAAGAAGATGCTGGATATTGGGGACTTTATAGGCATCAAGGGCTACGTATTCAAGACCCAGGTAGGCGAGACATCTGTGCACGTAACCGAACTAACCTTGCTGGCCAAGTCTTTGAAGCCCTTGCCAATTGTAAAGCGCGAGGTAGACGAGAACGGCGTAGAGCATGTGTATGACGCCTTCTCTGACCCAGAACTGCGTTACCGTCAGCGCTACGTGGACTTGGTGGTGAACCCGCATGTGAAAGAGGCCTTCATCAAGCGTACTAAGCTGGTGAACACCATGCGCGAGTATTTGAACGAGCGCGGTTACCTAGAGGTGGAGACGCCTATCCTTCAGCCTTTGTACGGGGGTGCCGCGGCCCGTCCGTTCAAGACGCACCACAACACGCTGGATATGACGCTGTATCTGCGTATTGCCAATGAGCTGTACCTAAAGCGTCTGATTGTGGGTGGCTTTGACGGCGTGTACGAGTTCTCCAAAGACTTCCGGAACGAAGGCATGAGCCGTTTCCATAACCCAGAGTTCACCCAGGTGGAACTGTACGTAGCCTACAAAGACTACTACTGGATGATGGACCTGGTAGAAGAGATGGTAGAAAAGGTAGCCCTTGCGCTGCATGGCACCACTGAGGTACAAGTAGGTGAGAACATCATCAACTTCGCGCGCCCTTGGAAGCGTTTCACCATGTTTGAGGCCATTGAGCACTTCACCAAGATTGACATCTCTGAGATGGACGAGCCGCAGCTGCGTGAAACCGCGGCCAGCCTGGGCATCAAGTTGGATCCGAACATCGGCAAAGGGAAAATCATTGATGAGATCTTCGGGGAGAAATGCGAGGCGCAGCTGATCCAGCCTACGTTTATCACGGATTATCCAGTAGAGATGAGCCCGCTGGCCAAGAAGCACCGCACCAAAGAAGGTCTGGTAGAGCGTTTTGAGGCCATTTGCAACGGCAAGGAAATCTGCAACGCCTTCTCTGAGCTCAACGACCCGATTGACCAGCGCGCCCGCTTTGAGGAGCAACTGGAACTGGGTAAGCGTGGAGACACCGAGGCGATGGTCTTGGACGAGGACTTCTTACGTGCTTTGGAGTATGGCATGCCACCAACCGCCGGTCTAGGCATTGGCATTGACCGCCTGAGCATGATCATGACCAACTCGCATTCCATCCAGGACGTGCTGTTCTTCCCGCAAATGAAGCCAGAGCGCCAGGACTAG
- a CDS encoding YtxH domain-containing protein — MKKDNNGKILLAMLAGASAGVIAGILMAPETGEATRGNLKKSASKLSKDLESKLQAGMEQLQTLSSSVSTSAGSLLNKVKGGSGDAGVTNTGSNTNATSHLANNPTGGNIEAAGEATPSGAKAPGKGAKTMGGGANTAS; from the coding sequence ATGAAAAAAGACAATAACGGAAAAATCCTTCTGGCTATGTTGGCTGGTGCTAGCGCTGGCGTAATTGCTGGTATCTTAATGGCCCCAGAAACTGGCGAAGCCACTCGTGGTAACCTAAAGAAGTCTGCTTCTAAGCTAAGCAAAGACCTGGAGTCAAAACTACAGGCTGGCATGGAGCAATTGCAGACTTTAAGCTCTAGCGTAAGCACAAGCGCTGGGTCTTTGTTGAACAAAGTGAAAGGCGGTTCTGGTGATGCGGGTGTGACCAACACTGGCTCTAACACCAATGCCACGTCTCACTTGGCTAACAACCCAACCGGCGGCAATATTGAGGCAGCCGGCGAGGCTACTCCATCTGGTGCAAAAGCGCCAGGCAAGGGTGCCAAGACCATGGGCGGCGGCGCCAATACTGCTTCCTAG
- a CDS encoding YtxH domain-containing protein: MKNDSSKILIAAAAGAAAGVIAGLLMAPGTGKDSREGFMKMASQVADNFNGQVATYMEKFSGLASMLNGGGADNSMSVGADANTGKTADQA; the protein is encoded by the coding sequence ATGAAAAACGATAGCTCAAAAATTCTGATTGCTGCTGCGGCAGGTGCGGCGGCTGGTGTGATTGCCGGTTTATTGATGGCTCCTGGCACTGGTAAAGACTCAAGAGAAGGCTTTATGAAAATGGCTAGCCAAGTAGCTGACAATTTCAATGGCCAAGTGGCAACCTATATGGAGAAATTCTCTGGTCTTGCTAGCATGTTGAACGGCGGCGGCGCAGATAACTCTATGTCTGTGGGCGCAGATGCCAACACCGGCAAGACTGCTGACCAAGCCTAA
- a CDS encoding kazal domain protein, whose amino-acid sequence MKKSILYLFPLAALLLTQACQQTPDSTCIDPTKIRTDMACTMQYDPVCGCDGKTYGNACTATNAGVTSFTKGECATKGNAQ is encoded by the coding sequence ATGAAGAAGAGCATTTTGTATCTATTCCCGCTGGCGGCGCTCTTACTCACGCAGGCCTGCCAGCAAACCCCAGACAGCACCTGCATTGACCCCACCAAAATACGCACAGACATGGCCTGCACCATGCAGTATGATCCGGTCTGCGGCTGTGACGGCAAAACCTACGGCAACGCCTGCACCGCTACCAACGCGGGTGTCACCTCATTCACCAAAGGCGAATGCGCCACTAAAGGCAACGCCCAATAA
- a CDS encoding cupin domain-containing protein produces the protein MKDKNYVLQTAPFRVPTNDGKLIEEHFGLASTKTSAFSVAHMIAPPHWSEPHQTPAFDEVTIVLRGKKQIEIDGEVVELTAGQTLLIKAGARIRYANPYDEECEYWSVCVPAFDISTVNRED, from the coding sequence ATGAAAGACAAGAACTACGTGTTGCAAACCGCTCCCTTTAGAGTGCCCACCAATGACGGCAAACTGATAGAGGAGCATTTTGGTCTGGCCAGCACCAAGACGAGTGCCTTTAGCGTGGCGCACATGATTGCCCCGCCGCATTGGAGTGAGCCGCACCAAACCCCAGCTTTTGACGAAGTCACCATTGTCCTGCGCGGCAAAAAGCAGATTGAGATTGACGGCGAGGTGGTAGAACTAACTGCCGGACAAACGCTTCTCATCAAGGCTGGTGCCCGCATCCGGTACGCCAACCCCTATGACGAGGAATGTGAGTACTGGTCTGTTTGTGTGCCAGCCTTTGATATTAGCACGGTAAACCGCGAGGATTAA
- a CDS encoding enoyl-ACP reductase, producing the protein MAYNLLKGKRGIIFGALDEKSIAWKVAQLAHEEGAQFVLSNAPLAMRMGEINKLAEATGSQIVPADATSVEDLTNLFTQAQEILGGKIDFVLHSIGMSPNIRKNRPYGDLNYDWFMKSIDVSALSFHKVMHVAEKLDAMNEWGSIVALSYIAAQRVFPDYTDMAQAKAMLESIARSYGHRFGKLKKVRVNTISQSPTKTTAGTGVGGFDAFFDYADKMSPLGNASAEDCASYCVSLFSDFTKLVTMQNLMHDGGFSSMGISEDVVGMMEAKAASQEQNS; encoded by the coding sequence ATGGCATACAACTTACTGAAAGGAAAGCGCGGAATCATTTTCGGGGCGCTGGATGAGAAATCAATTGCTTGGAAAGTGGCGCAACTGGCGCATGAAGAAGGTGCACAGTTTGTCTTGTCAAACGCGCCGCTGGCCATGCGCATGGGCGAAATCAATAAACTAGCCGAGGCCACTGGTTCTCAGATTGTACCGGCAGATGCTACCTCAGTAGAAGACTTGACCAACCTGTTCACGCAGGCGCAAGAGATTTTAGGCGGTAAGATTGACTTCGTGCTGCACTCCATTGGCATGAGCCCGAACATCAGAAAGAACCGTCCGTACGGCGACCTCAACTATGACTGGTTCATGAAGAGCATTGACGTGTCTGCCTTGTCTTTCCATAAGGTGATGCACGTAGCCGAGAAGCTGGACGCCATGAACGAATGGGGTTCTATTGTGGCATTGAGTTACATTGCTGCTCAGCGTGTATTCCCAGACTACACAGATATGGCCCAAGCCAAAGCCATGCTGGAGTCTATTGCCCGTAGCTATGGACACCGCTTTGGTAAATTGAAGAAAGTGCGCGTGAACACTATCTCTCAGTCGCCCACTAAAACGACGGCTGGCACAGGCGTAGGTGGGTTTGATGCGTTCTTTGACTATGCAGACAAGATGTCGCCGCTGGGTAACGCCTCTGCCGAGGATTGCGCCAGCTACTGCGTGTCTCTGTTCTCAGACTTCACCAAACTGGTGACCATGCAAAACCTAATGCACGACGGCGGATTCTCTAGCATGGGTATCTCTGAAGACGTGGTGGGCATGATGGAGGCCAAAGCCGCCTCACAAGAGCAGAACTCTTAA
- the recN gene encoding DNA repair protein RecN: MLVDLKIKNYALIEKLELQPSPLLNIITGETGAGKSIMLGAIGLLLGNRADSKLLFNQDEKCVIEGSFNISEYKLEPFFEEEDLDFEPVSILRREISPSGKSRAFVNDTPVTLETIRKIGEQLMDIHSQHDTLLLGDPAYQLNILDLYAQNEDLRNDYGSAYRNYRKLEREFKDLEAQLAQSEKELDYNTYLLNELAEANLVADEQESHEVELKQLEHAEEIKLKLTQALQYLSESEFNASIALKDASHLLGQVTEYGENFQTLKERLDSCLIELVDISGELEDAERKTEADPQRAEQLQERLDLIYTLQRKHQVKTIEEILTIQADLETKVGSVHNLDAAISKTRKALEEALAEVEARAQALSQSRTGVFDTFQNELHTLLFELGMPNARVVVEHKTSAPSPTGIDVVNILFSANKGAAPQTLSKAASGGEFSRLMLCVKYLLADKTALPTIIFDEIDTGISGEIAVKVGRMMQQMSHKHQLICISHLPQMAAQGDTHYFVYKEDRADRTISRIRQLTHEERVKEIAQMISGANPSENAFQSAKELLAISAAS; encoded by the coding sequence ATGCTGGTAGATCTTAAGATAAAGAATTACGCCCTCATTGAAAAGCTGGAACTCCAGCCTTCGCCGCTCTTGAACATCATCACCGGTGAGACCGGTGCTGGTAAATCCATCATGTTGGGAGCCATTGGTTTGCTATTAGGCAACCGCGCCGACTCCAAACTGCTGTTCAACCAGGATGAGAAGTGCGTGATTGAAGGCTCTTTCAATATCTCTGAATACAAGCTGGAACCCTTCTTTGAAGAAGAAGACCTGGACTTTGAGCCGGTAAGTATCCTGCGCCGGGAGATTAGCCCATCGGGCAAGTCCCGGGCTTTTGTGAATGACACGCCCGTGACCCTGGAGACCATCCGCAAGATTGGCGAACAGCTCATGGACATCCATTCCCAGCATGACACGCTCTTGCTGGGGGACCCAGCCTATCAGTTGAACATCCTGGATTTGTATGCCCAGAACGAGGACCTGCGCAATGACTATGGCTCTGCTTATAGAAACTACCGCAAACTAGAGCGCGAGTTCAAAGACTTGGAAGCCCAGCTGGCGCAGTCTGAGAAAGAGCTAGACTACAACACCTACTTGCTCAATGAACTGGCAGAAGCCAATCTGGTAGCTGATGAGCAGGAAAGCCATGAGGTAGAGCTCAAGCAACTGGAGCACGCCGAAGAGATCAAACTGAAGCTGACCCAAGCCCTGCAATACCTTTCTGAGTCTGAATTCAACGCATCTATCGCCTTGAAGGATGCTAGTCATCTCTTAGGCCAGGTAACCGAGTATGGCGAGAACTTCCAGACCTTGAAAGAGCGCTTAGACAGCTGCTTGATTGAACTGGTAGACATCTCTGGAGAACTGGAAGATGCCGAACGCAAAACCGAGGCAGACCCACAGCGCGCCGAGCAATTGCAGGAGCGTCTGGACTTGATTTATACTCTCCAGCGCAAGCACCAGGTTAAAACCATTGAGGAAATTCTGACTATTCAGGCAGATTTGGAGACTAAAGTTGGAAGCGTTCATAACTTGGATGCCGCCATCTCCAAAACCAGAAAAGCCTTAGAAGAAGCCCTAGCCGAAGTAGAAGCGCGCGCCCAAGCTTTATCACAGAGCAGAACCGGCGTATTTGACACTTTCCAAAACGAGTTGCACACACTGCTGTTTGAATTAGGCATGCCGAACGCTCGGGTAGTGGTGGAACATAAAACTTCCGCGCCAAGCCCGACGGGTATTGATGTGGTCAACATCTTGTTCAGCGCCAACAAAGGCGCCGCGCCGCAGACCTTGAGCAAAGCCGCCTCGGGTGGTGAGTTCTCCCGCTTGATGCTCTGCGTGAAGTACCTGCTCGCTGATAAAACCGCGTTGCCCACCATTATCTTTGACGAGATTGACACGGGTATCTCGGGGGAGATTGCCGTGAAAGTGGGCCGCATGATGCAGCAGATGTCACACAAGCACCAGTTGATTTGTATTTCGCACTTACCGCAGATGGCCGCGCAGGGAGACACGCACTACTTTGTCTACAAAGAAGACCGCGCCGACCGGACTATCTCTCGCATCAGGCAGCTGACGCATGAGGAGCGCGTGAAGGAGATTGCCCAGATGATTTCAGGGGCCAACCCTTCAGAGAACGCTTTCCAAAGTGCCAAAGAACTGTTGGCCATTAGCGCGGCTAGTTAA
- a CDS encoding DUF4835 family protein: protein MRLTSFWIGVLCLLFPVAGMAQELRCEVVVNSDQIQATDRQVFQEMQNAISEVMNNTRWTNDTYQNDERIRCKLFITLRAMPRIGFFEANAQIISSRPTYGTGYETTVLSFVDTKFVFEYTQAQPLQYAPNTYTSPLTALLSFYAYTIIGMDNDSFARLGGAGALTEANNILNLVNSSGGGMGGWTSTDDTRNRYWLLNNLQDPQFEPFRAALYIYHRQGLDLMASDPEKARQNILEALRGIQRVGQLRPGAAAIRSFFEAKSTELASAFNSATPAQKQQAYDLLTQIDPTNRPKYDGLLKR, encoded by the coding sequence ATGCGTTTAACATCATTCTGGATTGGAGTGCTTTGCCTGTTGTTCCCTGTAGCGGGAATGGCGCAGGAATTACGCTGTGAGGTAGTGGTGAACAGTGACCAGATCCAGGCCACCGACCGGCAGGTTTTCCAGGAGATGCAGAACGCCATCTCTGAGGTCATGAACAACACCCGCTGGACCAATGACACATACCAGAACGACGAGCGCATCCGTTGTAAGCTGTTCATCACTTTGCGGGCTATGCCGCGCATCGGGTTTTTTGAGGCCAACGCCCAGATAATCTCCAGCCGTCCCACATACGGCACCGGTTATGAAACCACGGTCCTGTCCTTTGTAGATACCAAGTTTGTGTTTGAGTACACCCAGGCACAGCCCCTGCAATACGCTCCCAACACGTACACCTCACCTTTAACGGCCTTGCTTTCTTTCTATGCCTACACCATTATAGGCATGGACAATGACTCGTTTGCCCGGTTGGGCGGAGCAGGTGCCTTAACAGAGGCCAACAACATTCTCAACTTGGTCAACTCTTCTGGCGGCGGCATGGGTGGCTGGACGTCTACAGATGATACCCGCAACCGCTATTGGCTCTTGAACAACTTGCAAGACCCGCAGTTTGAGCCTTTCAGGGCGGCTTTGTACATCTACCACCGCCAAGGCCTGGACTTGATGGCATCAGATCCAGAAAAGGCCAGACAGAATATTCTGGAGGCCTTGCGTGGCATTCAGCGTGTGGGGCAGTTACGTCCTGGCGCGGCGGCCATTCGGTCTTTCTTTGAGGCCAAGTCTACGGAGCTGGCCAGCGCTTTCAATTCTGCTACCCCCGCCCAGAAGCAGCAGGCCTATGATTTGCTCACGCAAATTGACCCCACCAACCGGCCTAAGTATGACGGCCTGTTAAAGCGATAA
- the coaBC gene encoding bifunctional phosphopantothenoylcysteine decarboxylase/phosphopantothenate--cysteine ligase CoaBC produces the protein MSLFSGKKVMITAGPTYEPIDPVRFIGNHSTGKMGFALARCFAEQGAEVQLISGPTALTLEHPLVHVTNVMTADQMFEACQQHAEQSDIWVFSAAVADYRPREVAGSKIKKNEDTFTIELVKSVDIAATLGKQKRADQFTVGFALETNDELQNARLKLAKKNLNMVVLNSLKDPGAGFKHDTNKITIVKPEAVETYELKSKEEVAQDILASIKAEMACV, from the coding sequence GTGAGTTTGTTTAGCGGCAAGAAAGTCATGATTACGGCGGGCCCCACCTATGAGCCCATTGACCCGGTGCGCTTTATTGGCAACCACTCCACGGGCAAGATGGGCTTTGCCCTGGCACGTTGTTTTGCCGAACAGGGCGCCGAAGTGCAGCTAATCTCAGGACCGACGGCCTTGACGCTAGAGCATCCCTTGGTGCACGTGACCAACGTCATGACCGCCGATCAGATGTTTGAAGCCTGTCAGCAACACGCTGAACAATCGGATATCTGGGTTTTCTCGGCGGCGGTGGCAGATTATCGGCCTAGGGAAGTAGCAGGTTCCAAAATCAAAAAAAATGAAGATACGTTTACCATTGAGTTGGTTAAAAGCGTTGACATAGCGGCTACCTTGGGTAAGCAGAAACGGGCAGACCAATTTACCGTGGGCTTCGCGCTAGAAACCAATGATGAGTTGCAAAACGCCCGTCTCAAATTGGCCAAGAAGAACCTAAACATGGTGGTCTTAAATTCCTTGAAAGACCCGGGTGCCGGTTTTAAGCATGACACCAACAAAATCACCATTGTCAAGCCAGAGGCCGTAGAAACCTACGAGCTTAAAAGCAAGGAAGAAGTAGCCCAAGACATATTAGCATCAATAAAAGCGGAAATGGCATGCGTTTAA
- a CDS encoding flavoprotein, whose product MLRHKKILLGVCGSIAAYKAASLIRLLIKAEAEVQVIMTTSASAFITPVTLATLSKRPVLSEFIKADGSGLWHNHVELGLWADAFVVAPASANSVAKFARGLCDNLLSATYLSARCPVFMAPAMDLDMYQHPATQENFRLLRSYGNHIIEAGYGELASGLVGQGRLAEPEEILDVLTQHFTPREFV is encoded by the coding sequence ATGCTTCGGCATAAGAAAATTCTTTTGGGGGTTTGTGGGAGTATTGCAGCCTATAAAGCGGCGTCTCTCATACGCTTACTGATAAAAGCAGAAGCAGAAGTACAGGTCATCATGACTACTTCTGCTTCTGCTTTTATAACCCCTGTCACGCTGGCTACGCTTTCTAAGCGGCCAGTGCTTTCTGAGTTCATTAAGGCAGACGGTTCTGGTTTATGGCATAACCACGTGGAACTGGGCCTCTGGGCAGACGCCTTTGTGGTAGCGCCCGCCAGTGCCAACTCGGTGGCCAAGTTTGCGCGCGGCCTCTGTGACAACCTTTTGTCGGCTACCTATTTGTCGGCGCGCTGCCCGGTGTTTATGGCCCCGGCTATGGACTTGGACATGTACCAGCATCCGGCCACCCAGGAGAATTTCAGGCTGCTACGCTCTTATGGCAACCACATCATTGAAGCCGGTTACGGTGAACTGGCCAGTGGCTTGGTAGGGCAGGGAAGGTTAGCTGAGCCCGAGGAAATCCTGGACGTTTTAACCCAACACTTTACGCCCCGTGAGTTTGTTTAG
- a CDS encoding DNA-directed RNA polymerase subunit omega, translating to MAQVPASIVTRNISDLANETGNVYQSISIISKRANQIAVKVKEELNSKLAEFATTVDNLEEVFENREQIEISKYYERMPKPTNMAIEEFIEGKVYYRFADEETETSSAL from the coding sequence ATGGCACAAGTTCCTGCATCCATTGTAACGCGTAATATTTCTGACCTTGCCAATGAAACTGGCAACGTGTATCAGTCTATCTCTATCATCTCTAAGCGTGCCAACCAGATTGCGGTAAAAGTAAAGGAGGAGTTGAACTCTAAGCTAGCCGAGTTTGCCACCACGGTAGACAACCTGGAAGAAGTATTTGAGAACCGTGAGCAGATTGAGATCTCTAAATACTATGAGCGCATGCCTAAGCCAACCAACATGGCCATTGAAGAATTCATTGAAGGCAAAGTGTATTACCGCTTCGCCGACGAAGAGACTGAAACTTCTTCAGCGCTTTAA
- a CDS encoding outer membrane protein assembly factor BamD, whose product MTQRLFPFLTILLAAVLLSSCSNFQKLMKSDDVDKRYAGALKYYEEKEYEKAGVLLGELLPLLKGRSEYEKANFLYAYTKYHQQLYLESSFHFIQFGSTFPKSQLVEEAAFMNVRSLANESPNEDLDQSNTAKALTAIQDFLRRYPNSTFKEEANKLYTELSSKVEYKAFDNAKLYYNLRYFQSAVIALGNFRRDYPSSKFSEEAAALRIDAQYSYAEQSIESKQKERYQEVVAFYQNFVDTYPNSKYLRTAEGFYDNARKALEKLTTAEAASATATTKQ is encoded by the coding sequence ATGACCCAACGCCTTTTCCCTTTTTTGACCATTTTGCTGGCAGCCGTGCTGTTGAGCTCTTGTAGTAATTTCCAGAAATTGATGAAGAGCGATGACGTGGACAAACGCTACGCAGGCGCGCTCAAGTACTACGAAGAGAAGGAATATGAGAAGGCCGGGGTGCTTTTAGGCGAACTGTTGCCTTTGTTAAAAGGCCGCTCTGAGTATGAGAAAGCCAATTTCTTGTACGCCTACACCAAGTACCACCAGCAACTGTACTTAGAGAGTTCCTTCCATTTCATTCAGTTTGGATCTACGTTCCCTAAAAGCCAGTTAGTGGAGGAGGCCGCGTTTATGAACGTGCGTTCTTTGGCCAATGAGTCGCCTAATGAGGATTTGGACCAGTCTAACACTGCCAAGGCGTTAACGGCCATTCAAGATTTCTTGCGCCGCTACCCAAACAGCACCTTTAAGGAGGAGGCCAACAAACTTTACACAGAGCTTTCTTCTAAAGTGGAGTATAAGGCCTTTGACAACGCCAAGCTGTACTACAACCTGCGGTATTTCCAGTCGGCGGTTATTGCTTTGGGTAACTTCAGGAGAGATTATCCTTCTTCTAAGTTCTCAGAAGAAGCAGCGGCTTTAAGGATAGATGCTCAGTACAGCTACGCAGAGCAAAGTATTGAGAGCAAACAAAAGGAACGTTACCAAGAGGTAGTTGCGTTTTACCAGAACTTTGTAGATACTTACCCTAACAGTAAATATTTACGTACTGCTGAAGGCTTCTATGACAACGCCCGCAAGGCGCTGGAAAAGCTTACTACGGCAGAGGCGGCTTCTGCGACAGCCACCACCAAACAATAA
- a CDS encoding OstA-like protein codes for MTFTKVVFASLISLITVVGAFAQGGQPVQVSANTLQKGKYNGQDVRRLLGNVVMKQGTTTLTADSAYQYEDDANRLEVFSNVRIVQENMNATSATASYDGTKRIANMRGGVVLQDQEMTLTTPSLDYNLDAKRAYYTETGNIVGVDYTIKSAIGAYQTESKTLSFKRNIVLVTKGSEVQSDTMSYNTVSKIVEFFGPTTVKSPDGTLYATRGTYNTVTRESNFRGGASIKTPEYLIKGEILTYDKQREYFTATQKVSMTSFKNNTVITGEVAKYWRAQGRSKIYGSPVMRNIMKQDTMYLSADTLYSVENVKDKTKKGILYAYYGVRIFKSDLQGLSDSVTYNLNDSTIYMSGNPKLWANKSQLTADSVELQLANNTLHQMRLFGNAFAISQDTLDNYNQVKGRKMLGHFLDGKLRRIDVNGNGESIYFALQGDTLLTGMNRAVCSDMRMMFQNGQVESITFITDPEAKLIPPHELAEPDKRLIGFVWLEKEKPTRAKVLAKRAPAKPKPAAKPKKSTPTPKRKKAPAGRIIG; via the coding sequence ATGACGTTCACAAAGGTAGTTTTTGCTTCGCTAATTTCCCTGATAACTGTGGTGGGTGCCTTCGCGCAGGGCGGACAACCCGTGCAGGTGTCGGCTAATACGCTCCAAAAGGGCAAGTACAATGGGCAGGACGTGCGCCGTCTGCTGGGCAACGTGGTCATGAAACAAGGCACCACCACCCTCACCGCCGACTCAGCCTACCAGTATGAGGACGACGCCAACCGCTTGGAGGTGTTCAGTAACGTGCGCATTGTGCAGGAGAACATGAACGCCACCAGTGCCACGGCTAGCTATGACGGCACCAAGCGCATTGCCAACATGCGTGGCGGCGTAGTTTTACAGGACCAGGAAATGACCCTAACCACGCCTTCCTTAGATTACAACCTGGACGCCAAGCGTGCTTATTATACAGAGACTGGTAATATTGTGGGCGTGGATTATACCATCAAAAGTGCCATTGGCGCCTATCAGACCGAGAGTAAAACCCTTTCCTTCAAACGTAACATTGTGCTGGTGACCAAAGGCTCTGAGGTGCAGAGTGACACCATGAGCTACAACACCGTCTCGAAGATTGTGGAGTTCTTCGGGCCCACCACGGTTAAATCTCCGGACGGAACGCTGTACGCCACCCGCGGTACCTATAATACTGTGACCCGCGAGTCTAATTTCAGGGGAGGGGCCAGCATCAAGACGCCTGAATATTTAATCAAAGGCGAGATTTTAACCTACGATAAGCAACGCGAGTATTTCACGGCTACCCAGAAAGTATCCATGACCTCGTTCAAGAACAATACCGTCATTACCGGCGAGGTGGCCAAATACTGGCGCGCGCAGGGAAGGTCCAAGATTTACGGCTCTCCAGTGATGCGCAACATCATGAAGCAGGACACCATGTACCTGTCGGCAGATACGCTGTACTCGGTGGAGAACGTGAAGGACAAGACCAAGAAAGGCATTCTGTACGCCTATTACGGAGTGCGCATCTTCAAATCAGATTTGCAGGGCTTGAGTGATTCTGTGACATACAACCTCAACGATTCTACCATTTACATGAGTGGTAATCCCAAGTTGTGGGCTAATAAAAGCCAGTTGACGGCAGATAGTGTGGAGTTACAACTAGCCAACAACACGTTGCACCAAATGAGGCTCTTCGGGAATGCCTTTGCTATTTCTCAAGACACATTGGACAATTACAACCAGGTGAAGGGCCGCAAGATGCTGGGTCATTTCTTGGATGGCAAGCTGCGCCGCATAGACGTGAACGGGAACGGGGAGAGTATTTACTTTGCACTGCAGGGAGATACCTTGTTGACCGGCATGAACCGCGCCGTGTGCAGTGACATGCGCATGATGTTCCAGAATGGGCAGGTAGAGTCTATCACCTTCATCACAGATCCAGAAGCCAAACTGATTCCGCCGCATGAGTTAGCGGAGCCGGATAAACGTCTGATTGGATTTGTCTGGTTAGAGAAAGAGAAGCCTACCCGCGCCAAGGTTCTGGCCAAACGCGCGCCGGCTAAACCAAAACCGGCTGCCAAACCCAAAAAGAGCACGCCAACCCCCAAGCGTAAAAAAGCCCCTGCTGGACGAATAATAGGCTAA